The Rhizobiaceae bacterium genome contains the following window.
CGCAATGCCGATGAGCACTGCGCCGAACCATGGAAAAAGCGGCACGTAGTCATTGGAACGCGGCGCGGCTGGCGCAAGCCCGACCCACCAGAGCGTCGGGTGGGCGAAAATGTCCGAGCGCGCGAAGTGGGGCGCGGCAATCACCAGCGCCGCCACAACAAGCGTCAGCAAGGCGGGCAGGCGCAGGAAGGCGAGGCCCAGAATGCTCGCCAGCGCGATCTGGTGGAGGATGCCGAAAAAGATGAACGCCTGCGGCGTCGCCAGATAGGTCGCCGCGCTGATGAGCGCCGCCGCGCCTGCGACCATGGCAAGTCGTTTGAGGAACGGTCGCCAGCGTATCCCTTCGGCATGGGCGAGGAACAGGCTGACGCCGACGAGGAAGAGGAACGACGAGGCGATGCAGCGCGCGAAAAGCTTCCAGCCGCCCGCTGCGGTCATTCCGGGCGCGGCATAGCCAAAAAATTCGAGGTCCCACGCGAAATGATAAATCGCCATCGCAATGAGGGCCGCGCCGCGCGCCATGTCGATCGGGGCGATCCGGCCTTTCGCGTGGGCGGGCGCTGATGCTTCAGTCATCGTCATGGTGCGAATCTCGTAACTTCGACTGGGAACCGTTCAGCGTTACCATGCGGGGTGCCGCCCGGTGAAGCGTCGCGGCGGCGACATGAGGGGGCGGAAATTGGTTTGCCGCAACCGGGGTTTGTGCCTATAGTCCGTTCGTCGTCGGTTCCCTTGTGGAGCCAACAGGGAATGCGGTTATGGCCTCGGGGCCGGATGCCGCGGCTGCCCCCGCAACTGTGTGCGGTGAGTTCGATCCGACTTGGCCACTGAAGCCCCGGCTTCGGGAAGGCAGGATCAGAGCGACGAACCGCGAGCCAGGAGACCTGCCGGCGACGAATTGCAGCTTCCGGTCCTCGGGTGGAGGACATTAAGGAGAGGAATATGAACGCTAATACTTCGTCACTCGGCGGCGTTTCGTCGTCGTCGCGCGTGCTGCAACTGGCGCTTGCCGGGTTGCTCGGGCTTTTCATCGTGGGTTTCTCGGGCTTCGCCCCGATGGAAGTGGTGCACAACGCCGCCCATGATTATCGCCATTCCATGGCTTTTCCCTGCCACTAAGAAGGGAACATCACATGGCTATATTTCGTAACACCGTGTTCGTCGCGGTGGTCGCGGGGCTGTTTGCAGGGCTGGTCATGGCCGCCATGCAAAGCTTCACCACCGTTCCGCTGATTCTTCAGGCGGAGACCTTCGAAAATGCAGGCGAGGCTGCGCCCGCCGCTGCTGCGACCGAACATGCTCATGATGCCGCCGCGCCGACCCACAGCCACGATGCGGCTGCTCCCGCCCATGAGCACGACCCCGATGCCTGGTCGCCCGCCGACGGCTTCGAGCGCACATTCTATACGGTTGCCGCAAACGTCGTGACGTCGATCGGCTTCGCCCTGATTCTGCTCGTCGCCTCGGAACTGACGGGTGGCATTGCGTCATGGCGGCAGGGCGTGCTTTGGGGTCTTGCCGGCTTTGCCGTGTTCACGCTCGCACCGGGGCTCGGCCTTCCGCCGGAGCTTCCCGCAATGCCGGCGGCTGAACTCGGCGACCGCCAGTTGTGGTGGTGGTTCGCCGTCATCGCAACCGCCGCCGGGCTTGCGCTGATGGCATTTCGCGGCACGGTGGTCTGGTCGCTTGTCGGGCTCGCGCTGATCGTCGTTCCGCATCTCGTCGGCGCGCCGCAGCCGGTCAGCCATGAATCGCCGATCCCGGAAAACCTGCATCACCAGTTCGTGGTCATCACAACCGTGACCAACCTGGTTTTCTGGGTTGTGCTGGGCGGACTGGCCGGAGCCTTGCGCGATCGCTTTTTCGCGAGCGCGGACAACAGCTTGCAAGGCAAACTTGCCTGAGCTTACCTTCATCCTGGGCGGTGCGCGTTCCGGCAAGAGCGCGCATGCCGAACGGCTCATCGAACTCTTGCCTGCACCGTGGCTCTACATCGCCACGGCGCAGGCATTCGACGATGAAATGCGCGAGCGTATCCGGCAGCACCGGCACCGGCGCGGCGACGGATGGCAGACCCTGGAATCGCCGCTCGATCTGGCCGACGCGTTGGGCCGTGTTCCGCACCACCAGCCGGTCCTGGTCGATTGCCTCACGCTTTGGTTGACAAACCAGATGCTGGCTGAAGCCGATTGCGAGGCTGCGGGCGCTGGGTTGATGGATGTGCTTTCGCGGCCGCGCGGGCCGTGGTTCGTGGTTTCCAACGAGGTCGGATTGGGTATCGTGCCTGACAACGCGCTGGCGCGGCGCTTTCGCGACGAGGCGGGGCGGCTCAACCAGCGCGTTGCGGCGGTGGCCGACCGTGTGCTGTT
Protein-coding sequences here:
- a CDS encoding CbtA family protein translates to MAIFRNTVFVAVVAGLFAGLVMAAMQSFTTVPLILQAETFENAGEAAPAAAATEHAHDAAAPTHSHDAAAPAHEHDPDAWSPADGFERTFYTVAANVVTSIGFALILLVASELTGGIASWRQGVLWGLAGFAVFTLAPGLGLPPELPAMPAAELGDRQLWWWFAVIATAAGLALMAFRGTVVWSLVGLALIVVPHLVGAPQPVSHESPIPENLHHQFVVITTVTNLVFWVVLGGLAGALRDRFFASADNSLQGKLA
- a CDS encoding DUF1624 domain-containing protein, translated to MTMTEASAPAHAKGRIAPIDMARGAALIAMAIYHFAWDLEFFGYAAPGMTAAGGWKLFARCIASSFLFLVGVSLFLAHAEGIRWRPFLKRLAMVAGAAALISAATYLATPQAFIFFGILHQIALASILGLAFLRLPALLTLVVAALVIAAPHFARSDIFAHPTLWWVGLAPAAPRSNDYVPLFPWFGAVLIGIAAAKLSQRAGSFDKLRRVAEPAWARPLGFIGRHSLAFYLIHQPVLIGLVWVATQLAPPAPVSSEMQFVPACQRTCEQTREADFCSAYCVCMLDELQTAGLLDGMFGSGQSDEQRETVQDLAAGCTIRTQDALSGGNTQ
- a CDS encoding CbtB-domain containing protein; its protein translation is MNANTSSLGGVSSSSRVLQLALAGLLGLFIVGFSGFAPMEVVHNAAHDYRHSMAFPCH
- the cobU gene encoding bifunctional adenosylcobinamide kinase/adenosylcobinamide-phosphate guanylyltransferase, coding for MPELTFILGGARSGKSAHAERLIELLPAPWLYIATAQAFDDEMRERIRQHRHRRGDGWQTLESPLDLADALGRVPHHQPVLVDCLTLWLTNQMLAEADCEAAGAGLMDVLSRPRGPWFVVSNEVGLGIVPDNALARRFRDEAGRLNQRVAAVADRVLFMVAGLPMQVK